Sequence from the Ereboglobus luteus genome:
TACATAACAGATTGGTATGATATTTACACCACCGGCGACAAATTCGGCGGCACGCCAACAAAAGGCAAACTCAAGACACATGGCGAAGCCTCCAGTTTCCCCAATATTTTTGTCCCCACGGAGAATGACGACGAATACCAAGACTTGAAATACACCTATGTGGACAGCAACGGAACTGAAGTTTCAGGTTACACCGCCCTGGAGACAACCAATCCCATCGGCAACACCAGTGCGGCCACCGAGGAATCCAATTTGAATGATCCCGACAGGGATAAATTGCTGGACGGCACCGCCGACGGCTACTGGCAGGTCAAGGGTGTCTATTACATGTTGCGCCTCGGCCCGATGGTGCGCATTCCGATCGGCAAACGCTTCTCGGCCTATCTCAGTGGCGGATACATGGCCGCCTACGTGGGCTCCAAATTCCGCTACGCGGAAAATGTGAACGTCCCCCATGGGACCAGCACCATAAGCACAGCCTACAAGGAAACTTACGCAAATGGATATTCGGTCACCACAGACACCAAGAACAACCAGAAATACATTGGGGGCTTTTATTTCGACGCGAATCTTGAATGGTGGACGAGCACACGCACCGGTTTTTATGCCGGTGTGGCATACGAGCGCCTGAATTCATACAAACAGGATCTGCACGGGCGCAACGCCAACATTAAAATGGACAACGGTCTCGGCATCCGCTTCGGCATCATCACGCGATTCTAATATTTGACTGGCATTTTTGGTAGGGCGAAGCCTCAGGCTGAGCCGAAGTTTTTCGTGCCCCGTGGCACTCCGAATTTCATGCCGTTTTTTTCGGCTCACCCGGACGGTTTGCCCTACCTGTAAATCAAAAACTTTTCGCGACGCTTCATAAACTCGTCCTGCTCGCTCTTCCAAAGCGCGTGGATTTCCGCGAGTGTTTTGCCCGACTTGATCGCCTCGAGCGTCGGTTTGTGAAGAAGCAGGCGGCTGACTTTATCGACGGGAAATTGGTCCGGATACATTTGATACAGCGTCCGCGCCAAGATGATTCCGATATCGACCGAATTGTAAGCCTGTAAATCGGTGAGCATGATGTAAACGCCGCCGCATTCCGCGCCCTTGTGGATGCTGGCGGTCGGCGTGAAACGGATGGGCGCGAAACGCACACCGGGCAATCCCTCGGCGTTGAGTTTTTCCGCGAACGCAAGCTCGTCGATGTAGGGCGCGCCGACTTGCTCGAAGGGCGTGTCGGTGCCGCGCCCCACGGACAGCGAAAATTCCACCAAGCCGACACCCGGGTAAAGCGCGGCTTGTTTCAGGTTGCGCATGTTGGGCGAGGGATTTGTCCAAGGCTGCCCCGTTTGGTCAAACCACAGGGCGCGCGTCCAATTTTCCACTTGGATGACGGTCAGTTTCGCGCCGAGTTTTTTTTCGGCGTTATACATTTTTGCCAGTTCGCCCACGGTCATTCCGTGCCGCAACGGCACGCGGAAGAAACCCACAAATGTCGGCGGCTCGGCCAGCACCGGACCTTCGACGGCGGCGGCGTTGATCGGGTTCAGTCGGTCGAGGATAAAAATTTCCTTTCCGTTTTCCGCCGCCGCCTCGATGGCCAGTCCCATCGTGGACGCGTAGGTGTAGAACCGGCAGCCGATGTCCTGAATGTCGAACACCAGCGCGTCGATGCCTTCGAGTTGTTTGGGCAGGGGCTTGCGCCGTTTGCCAAGGTAGAGGCTGTAAACGGGCAAGCCGGTTTTGGTGTCGCGACCGTCTTCTATTTTGCTCACATCGTGCTCGCCGCGAATTCCGTGCTCGGGACCAAAGAGCGCCACGAGGTTCACGCCGGGCGCATTCTTGAGAAGATCAATGGTCGGGTTGCGCTCGCGGTCGTGCCCTGTGTGATTGGTTATCAGGCCGAGGCGTTTACCCTTGATCGGCGCGAAGTTGTTTTTCACCAGCACGTCGATGCCGTTCAAAACCTTCGCGCGGGAAGCGGCGCGTTTGGTCGCGGGAATCGGGGATTCGATTCGCGCCGTCAAATCCTTGTCCGCGGGCACGCCCGGGACGCCGGCGAAATTAAAATCGCCCACGATTTCCGCCGTCAGCGTGCCGAGCTTGGAATAGAGCGGCACGATGCTCGACTCGCGGGTGGGATGGTTGCGATTGGAAAGGAATATATAAAATGTGCGCGAGTGGGGATCGATCCACAAAATCGTGCCCGTGAAACCGGTGTGCCCGTAGGAGCCGAATGGAAAAATCTTTCCGCGCGGGCGGCTGTAACCGCTGGCAATGTCCCAGCCCAGCGCGCGCGGCGGAAGGTCGCCTGACGTCTGCAAGCTGGTCATCAACCTGACCGTCTCGGGCTTGAAAATGCGCGCGCCGTCAAGCTCGCCCTCGTTGAGCAGCATCCGCGCGTAACGCGCCAAGTCCGCTGCTGTGGAGAACAGCCCCGCGTGCCCGGCGACGCCGCCCATCTTTCGCGCTGTCGGATCGTGAACGACGCCGCGCCACGGCTTTTTGTCTTGGACGACTTCCGTCGGCGCGATGCGCGGCAGTTTTTCCGGCGCGGGAAGGTAGCCGGTGTCGGCCATTTTTAGCGGTGCGAAAATTTCGCGCGCGGCAAACTCGGACAGCGGCACTCCGCTGACGCGGCGGACAATTTCGCCGAGCATAAAAAAGTTGATGTCGCTGTAACGAAACGCCGTGCCCGGCGGCGTGCGCGGAATTTCTGCGCAGGCCTTTTCGATCGCGGCCGCCGCGCCACTCCAACCCGATTTTGTTTCGATGCCGGGACGCAGGCCGGAGGTGTGCGTCATCAATTGCCGGACGGTTATCCGCTCCTTGCCGTCTCCCGCGAACTCGGGGATGTAGGTGCGCACCGGCTCGTCCAGTTTGATTTGTCCGCGCTCCACGAGCAGCATCACGGACGGCGTGCACGCCACGACTTTCGTGAGCGAGGCGAGGTCGAAAATCGTGTCCTCGGTCATCGTTTCCACCGCCGGAACGAGCGCGCGTTTTCCGAACGCCGAATGAAAACGCTCGCCGTTGTGCTCGACCCACAACACCGCGCCCGGACAATGCCCCTCCGCGATGGCGTCGTTGATGAAGGCCTGCATCTCGGCGAGTTTCTCCGGTCGCAACGCCGGTGTTCGAGCCGCTGCTTGCGACGATGCGCACAAGCAAAGGCAGAGGGAACAGAAGAATAAAACAAGGGTGCATTTGAGGTTCATGAGATTCATGGGTGCTTGTGTAGGGGCGCACCTTGCGTGCGCCCTGATGTGCGAAAAACTGTAGCGTTCGTATTCAAAAAGCGGGCGGGCGTTAGGGCGCACGCAAGGTGCGCCCCACGGGTTGTCATTGTGCGTTTTTCTCCCGAAGCCGTTTGACCGTGTGGGCCGAGGGGGAGACGGTTTTGCGGCGGGATTCGGGCCAGGCGCTCATTTCTTCGAGCGACTCGAACAGCGCGTGGCACGCGGTTTCGTAATCGACGCCGGCCAGTTCGCTGACCAGGCGGATGCTCCGGTCGATCAGCTTCTTGTTCGATGCGTCAACGTGCGCCATCCAATTTCCGCTGAGGCGTCCGAGTTTGCCCATCGTCGCCGTGGAGACGTTGTTCAACGCCAGCTTGACGGCGAGGTGCGCGAAAATTTCCAAGGGCGATTCGGGCATGTCCGCCTCGATGAAACAGATTTCGTCCAACGGATTCGAGGCGGGGCGGCGCGTGCCGATCAGGATGGCGGCGCGGCGTTCGAAACCGGCGGCGGCGCGCTCGAACGCCTGATACCACTCGTCGCGGTTTTCGAGATGCGCCATTTCCGCGCCCGCCAGAAATGCGATGGCGGCGTTCGGACGGACGGCGGTTCGCGATGTGTCCGGCTCGCAACCGATGCGGTAGGTTGCCAGGCGCGCGCGGTCGATTTTTGGCGGATTCTCGATGATGCGCTCGGCGGCGCCCATCGCGCGATAGTCGTCGGGCGTCCACGTGATGCAGTTTGGCTCGTGGCCGAGGAGCCGTCGCCATGCCGAGTCCGCATCGCGAAGCGGCTCTTTCACGTAGGCCCATGAAACGGGGTCGTCCGGCTCGAGCGTCGAGCGAAACGGCGGCACCTTAAATGTCGGCGAGCGCTCCGTCGTGTCGGTGAAAATGTCGAGCATGTATTCGTCGGGAAAATAAGTGATGAGTCCCGACTTGGCGTAAATATCCCGCTCGAAATCGACCCAG
This genomic interval carries:
- a CDS encoding exo-beta-N-acetylmuramidase NamZ domain-containing protein, encoding MQAFINDAIAEGHCPGAVLWVEHNGERFHSAFGKRALVPAVETMTEDTIFDLASLTKVVACTPSVMLLVERGQIKLDEPVRTYIPEFAGDGKERITVRQLMTHTSGLRPGIETKSGWSGAAAAIEKACAEIPRTPPGTAFRYSDINFFMLGEIVRRVSGVPLSEFAAREIFAPLKMADTGYLPAPEKLPRIAPTEVVQDKKPWRGVVHDPTARKMGGVAGHAGLFSTAADLARYARMLLNEGELDGARIFKPETVRLMTSLQTSGDLPPRALGWDIASGYSRPRGKIFPFGSYGHTGFTGTILWIDPHSRTFYIFLSNRNHPTRESSIVPLYSKLGTLTAEIVGDFNFAGVPGVPADKDLTARIESPIPATKRAASRAKVLNGIDVLVKNNFAPIKGKRLGLITNHTGHDRERNPTIDLLKNAPGVNLVALFGPEHGIRGEHDVSKIEDGRDTKTGLPVYSLYLGKRRKPLPKQLEGIDALVFDIQDIGCRFYTYASTMGLAIEAAAENGKEIFILDRLNPINAAAVEGPVLAEPPTFVGFFRVPLRHGMTVGELAKMYNAEKKLGAKLTVIQVENWTRALWFDQTGQPWTNPSPNMRNLKQAALYPGVGLVEFSLSVGRGTDTPFEQVGAPYIDELAFAEKLNAEGLPGVRFAPIRFTPTASIHKGAECGGVYIMLTDLQAYNSVDIGIILARTLYQMYPDQFPVDKVSRLLLHKPTLEAIKSGKTLAEIHALWKSEQDEFMKRREKFLIYR